Below is a genomic region from Pirellulales bacterium.
TGACCAAATGGGTCGATGACCATCGTGATTGGTTGGGCATCGTGCTGATTAGCGCTGCCGTAATCGTGGCTTACTGGCCGGCGCGTCATGGCGGATTTGTGCTGGATGACGACTTGCTGCTGACGCACAATTCGATCATCCAATCATCCAACGGCCTGAATCGTTTTTGGTTCACCAAAGAAGCTCCCGATTATTGGCCGGTAACCAATTCCACGCTGTGGATCGAATGGCGGCTGTGGGGGCTGAACCCGACAGGCTACCACATCACGAATTTGGTGTTGCACATTGTCGATTCGTTGCTCGTGTGGCTGGTGCTGCGGCGGTTGCGCATTCCCGGCGCTTTTTTGGCGGCGTTGTTGTTTGCCGTGCATCCGGTGAATGTGGAAAGTGTCGCCTGGATTGCCCAGCGCAAAAATGTATTGGCGCTGTTGTTTTTCTTGTTGTCGATTTTGTGGTGGCTGAAAGCAGAGCAAGGGACGAGAAGTAATGAAAACGAGGTAACGGAGAAGAGACGTGGGGCAAGGGCGGAGAGCCCAAGTGCCGGTCAAGAAGTATTCGGCATTTGGTACTACCTGAGTCTCGTAGCATTCATCCTGGCCATGCTCAGCAAAGGCTCGGTGGCAATATTGCCTGTGGTGTTGCTGCTATTGGCCTGGTGGCAGCGCGGCCATGTCACTTGGTCCGACGGGTTGCGGTGTGCGCCGTTTTTTGCGGTCGCCGCTGTGCTCACGCTGGTCGATATTTGGTTTCAAACGCAAGGGTCGGGCGAAATCATCCGCGACGCAACTTTCTGGCAGCGGTTGTTGGGCGCCGGCGCGGTAGTCTGGTTTTATTTGGCGAAGGCGGTGGCGCCAATCAATTTGTCGTTTGTGTATCCCCAGTGGGACATCAACGGCGGTAACTTTTTGTGGTGGCTGCCCCTTTTGGCCGTGCTGGCGGTCACGGTGGTGCTGGTGTGGCAGCGAAACTCGTCGCGGCAGAAATGGGTGCTGCCGCTATTGTTCGCATGGGTATTTTTTTGCGTGGCGTTGCTGCCCGTGATGGGTTTCACCGACGTCGGCTTTATGAAGCACTCGTTGGTGGCCGATCATTATCAACACA
It encodes:
- a CDS encoding tetratricopeptide repeat protein, with the translated sequence MPRAPSMPLDKPLMVRATSSICRGDAALPGLTKWVDDHRDWLGIVLISAAVIVAYWPARHGGFVLDDDLLLTHNSIIQSSNGLNRFWFTKEAPDYWPVTNSTLWIEWRLWGLNPTGYHITNLVLHIVDSLLVWLVLRRLRIPGAFLAALLFAVHPVNVESVAWIAQRKNVLALLFFLLSILWWLKAEQGTRSNENEVTEKRRGARAESPSAGQEVFGIWYYLSLVAFILAMLSKGSVAILPVVLLLLAWWQRGHVTWSDGLRCAPFFAVAAVLTLVDIWFQTQGSGEIIRDATFWQRLLGAGAVVWFYLAKAVAPINLSFVYPQWDINGGNFLWWLPLLAVLAVTVVLVWQRNSSRQKWVLPLLFAWVFFCVALLPVMGFTDVGFMKHSLVADHYQHIAMIAVVALAGAAISSILDRSSSPIRWTAAISAGVVVVALTILAREQSSLYASPLALYEDTVQKNPASWLAHNNLGNALVDANRKPEALLEFQRTVQLKPDSSVAHNNLGIRLSDAGQWSQAIDQFQQALRLQTNYADAYNNLAMALVSSGRSQEALEQLKQAIKYQPDFAEAHNNLGTIYLNSGRLEDAVEQFQQALNIKTDYFEARNNLALVLAKSGVISQAIEQYQQALRLKPDSAETHSNLGNALAKVGRMDEAIEQYQQALHLRPDYVQAYVNLAMTKAAVGQTGDAISAAQTALELARLQNQTLLASQIDSWLLAHRPGAVEK